Proteins from one Impatiens glandulifera chromosome 2, dImpGla2.1, whole genome shotgun sequence genomic window:
- the LOC124927937 gene encoding putative GEM-like protein 8: MTSSMMRSSSGFNLSTAVKRKLSLGATILQNGGLEKVFKRNFQVRQGEMLVTASQCYLSTTAGPIAGLLFISSEKIAFLSERCIKLCSQNGQFVRAHYKVTIPLAKISEAIENKNITRPKEKYIEIVTVDNFDFWFLGFSNYRKTYKNLQREISESKISENCNVM, encoded by the exons ATGACTTCTTCGATGATGCGCAGCTCAAGTGGGTTTAACTTGTCAACAGCAGTGAAGAGAAAATTGAGCTTGGGAGCTACAATTCTTCAAAATGGTGGATTGGAGAAAGTATTCAAAAGAAATTTCCAAGTCAGACAAGGAGAGATGCTTGtaactgcttcccaatgttatTTATCTACAACAGCCGGTCCCATCGCGGgtcttctcttcatttcttcCGAAAAGATTGCATTCCTTAGCGAAAGATGTATCAAATTATGCTCTCAAAACGGACAGTTTGTTAGAGCACACTACAAG GTGACGATACCTCTGGCAAAAATAAGCGAGGCCAttgaaaacaagaacatcacAAGACCTAAAGAGAAATACATCGAGATTGTGACTGTGGATAATTTTGATTTCTGGTTTTTGGGTTTCTCAAATTATCGAAAAACTTATAAGAATCTTCAAAGGGAAATCTCCGAATCTAAAATATCAGAGAACTGCAATGTAATGTGA